AGGGCCCATTCTTTGGAAGCTTATCTTCATCTTTGTTCTCATCCTTATCATCTTCGACGTAGCCGAGGCCGCGAAGCTTTTCGGCAATCCTTTGGATGGCGGATTGGGGTAGAGTTTCAGTGTCGCCGGTGGCAGTGGCGGCGGCTCGGCAGAAGAGCGGTTTGGGAGGAGAGACGCCGTACGTGGTAGGTGGGTTTGGGAAGGTGAAGGAGGAAGGTAGAAAGGGGTTAAGGAGGGGTCTGGATTTGGCGGGGGGAAGTAAGTAGAACTGGTGGTTGCCTGTACAAAGGGCCATTTGGCGTAGCAGGATACTAAGCCGTTAACGAATTCTTGAGGTTGGAATGCAATAAGCTTTTTATCGGCTCACCGGCCATTGCCATTGCAGGACAGAAATCCGTACCTTTGCTCTACAGCAATAATTTTTTAAGGTCTCTGTATATTATCCGGTTGAATATTTCATTTTCAGGCGTTTTCTATATCTCCTCTCCGACTGTCTCCGccagattttcaaattttttttgtacaaaATATGTGTGTTATTTATCATGTTCATATCTATAATTAAAATTCTTCCCATTATCACTCGAATAAACATACACATACGCGGTGGTATGGATTAAGATTTAAAAAGAGATACAATTAGAAAGAGCAGTTGTTTGACAACAGCAAACACCAAAACTCGAAAAATCAGTttaaatatgataaaataatcAGGAAACGTCACGACTCAAAATTTTCTAGCAATTATGAAAAGTTGTTTTATACGACTGAATAATAACTAAATAAGGTTGCTTTAATAGCGGCAAACTTTTGAATTCCCACATTCCCATTTTCTAGTATTTTTCACAGTCCCAGGTTACCAACAATCTCAGGGTACAATTTAATGGGATAATTACAATCTCAGGGTTCTCTTATTTTTGCTTTTGTGCATGCAATATTGCCATCCATCAACACTAAAAATGCAATTCTTCCTTGCATTTCTATCCTCTGATATTCATTCTTTTTTCCAAGACAATGGGCAGATGCACATTGTTAATTTACATGATCGTACGAAACACATTTACAAATGAATTGGGAACGGTGTACAGAAGATCCACCCAGAAACTGAAGAACGCTTTCAGCACAACCAAACTGATTGGATCAGGCCATTATTAAGCAGATAACTACTCATCAGAAACTGAACGTGACTTTATTCCTGCAAATGCAAGAAATCCCTGCTCAAAATCGACTGATAAAGAAGACAATCACTCGCTCTCATATCCTATGGGAACTATTTCATATAAAGGATTTCTTTTGCAAGATGGAAGCACTTGAAGGCAATCATATTTATGATCAAACACTCACATGTCAGCTTGCAAATATTGCTCCACAGTGAGAGGTTTAGGGCCGCCGAACCAATTGATCATAAATATATCATAAATTTCCAGCTCGAAGAACTGGAAATTATGACCCTTAGGCCAGCCTGCATACCATTCAATTAAAACACAATTTGCAGGTAGTTCTCACGAACAAAAGCAATACAGCAGCAGGATAAAGATTTTCAAGGCCAAACTAAGTAAAGTACAAGGACAACGTTGTTTCAAACATTTATAAAGAAAAAACAAGCTTGCCTTTCATTTCAGGGTGCTTAGTGAACAGCGCAGTTTGAGCAAGCTCAGCTTCCTTGGAATTTCCGTCAAGTAATGTCAACTACACACCACAAACGCAAAGGTTAAGTCAGGATGAAACTGAACGAGTAATGTCATACAAGTGAGAAAGGCATTACAATACAACAGCACAGCAGATAACACAGCCATATTGTAAATTCAAGTGAGAAAGGCCTCCTAGAAATTAGTAAAGCCACCAGGTCTaataagttcaaaattttcagtTAATTGAGCTATTACCTTCCCTACAAGTGTAATTTTTGCACAAGAAGGATTTTCAGGGTCCTTGGTACCACAAGTCCCGATGGGATGTTCACTAATTGTGAAGGAAGATCTTTGGTCTTTCAAGGCATAACGTGCTGTTGGATCAAGTGTCGTCAAATAGAAATATGGGATGCCACTTCCTTTGTCTGGTTGCCCATCACTAAATGAGACCACATTTCTGTGGACAATACAGACAAGTCAATTTATGACCACaaggaaaaacagaaaaagaactaaaataaaataaatttgagTATCAGGAGACCAATAATAACTTGTAtctgaaaagaaaacaagaagttGAAACCAAGCTTTTAAAGCTCTGTTAAAGCGCATTTCAGTACATGAGCAAATTGCACAATGTTGTGCATTGTGCCAACCAGAAGTTTACTCAGGTTAGACGATGCGACCAACTCAACTCAATCAGGACACAGCAAACACACACTTCCTTCCAGGCTAATAGAAGAGTTGCAACCCTTAGAAAAGTCTTTAAACAATAAGTCTAATCTCAACAAGAAGTTGGGAAAGTACAAGTCAATTTTGAGCATAGTATTTTAAACTCCAGATAATCTCATAAAAGTGACAATCAAAGTGAAGAAGTTTCCACGTGTAAAAGCAGATTCTCGTCTATTCATGACAATCCTCAGATGACATAACGAAGCATCAGGTTTAACCTACCACAATCATCACTAGATCAGATCAGAGATTTCTTTCGCCTCAAAATTTCTTCTGTACAAAATATCACAATTTCTTGCAACAAATTACTTGTACACAGTCGCCCAAATAAGGAGGAAGAAAGCAATATTATACGACAGATCATACCCAAAAGGTGCTCCTCCCAAATCACTGGCTATGGTACTGCAAAAAAAATAGGAGGGAGTAAGATAAGATCATCTTCAACGTCTGTTTAGACAATATTTAAGATCAACAGTAATGAAAGAGGAGTTACGACTTGCCTAACATGAAACCTTCAAACGGGTAAACACGTATATTAAACAACGAAAAACTATTTGGTTCAGTTTCTTTATCATCATTTCAAATTTATACTAGTAAACCAATGTTCTTGACATCTTTGCAAGCTTCATCCAGATAGTTGTCCCACCAATTTGACCTTTGCATTGGAACTCACGTAAGTAACAGCAATCGATGCTTAACAGGAAATACAACTTTTTTCTCCATCAAAAATGTTCTCCACGATTTTTACTATACTATGAGGGGGTGTTCGTGTCTTGATCACAAGGCTTTCCTTTTCAATCTTTTGCTCTCCTCAAAAGGTGATAATGTAATGTTCAGATACTTGCATTACCTCTACAGTTTACGTATATGTGAAGAATTTTCAGCTAAAACGCTGTTTAAAGTGATCCTTCCTGACCCAGCCAGTTCTTGGTAAGGTAGCATTTATTGCATATGATGAAGTAAACAATGGCCTGCTGTGACTCCTGCCGGTTGAGAAGTAAGTTAAAACAGTCTTAAATCTTCACCTCTTACAATCAATAGAAGCAAAAACACATAAGATGTGAGCCCTGGCAATTTGAAGCTTTTACAAATTGTCGGCAATTACATGAAAATTTCCCAAGTACTAACATACAATTCCCGAAGCATTTTGGAATTAAAAGGAGCCTTTCGTTTATGTTACCCTATAATTGTAAAATTAGTGACACCCAAATTATTCAAGTCTGATGTGAGTTGAATCAGTCAAAACAATACAAAGCATCTTCAAAaggtcaaaattaaaataaactgAAAATAACTAGCATAATCCCCATAGGGATGTGCAaatccccccaaaaaaaaaaaaaaaaaacatcataACGACTTCTGAGGAATGGGAGATGGGAATTGCAACCACATCCGAAAAAAGTTCCAGGCAGCAAAATTTGAAGGACGCATTCGTTAACTAAGACAGATTGATAGATATAATAGATATTAGACCTTAGAACACCCCAGGAGCTCTGGCAGACCAACCAACGAGCGAAAGCAGCAGTGTCCTTCGGGCTGGGCCTGGTTACCGCTGTGAGTTGTTGCAGTTGCAGAGGCCGTCCCAGTACGGCTTTCTGAAGCAATACAACCACCACCAAGAGCAGCACCACTCCATGGGCATTGACCCCTCTTTTTACTCCCTTCATTCCTATTTAACTTTCAAGGGGAAAAGGGCAAAAATAAACTGAAAAGCAACGCCAGTAATTACCAAAGGAGACGATTGAATGACGATGGAATTTTGTACATGGCCCCGTATATATGTGGTTATTATAGCTGCCGTATGGAGACAGGCACAGCAATTATCAATTACTATGCCAATAATTCctctatttaatttaatttatcccATTAAAACGAAAACAAAcacttatttctttttcatctttcGGATTCTACATCTTTTTTCACGAGTATCAAAAGAGATGGTGGCACCATCAATGATCAATCAAAGAGGGAATGGGCGCGGACTCGGGGGTGGGTGCTGTTTTGATTCCTATCCAACTGGTGGTGCAATGATAGAAGAAGACTTTTGGATAAGATGTTCcctttgtctttttctttttcttttttttcacgcTGCACCCGCTCCTACTTTACTCTATACTAAGAAAAGGGATGAATTAGATTTTATGCTACACTCACTCCTAATTTACTCTACACTAGGGAGGGGGTGGCTGAATCGCCACTGGTCCAGACGGGTAACTACTTACCCGCTagtgaaatttcaaaaaatccTAAATTAAATGTAGGTCAAGAGATTTAATCTCTTGATTGATAAGATGCTCATTTGTCGAGAATCTTTTTGCTCTTTGTTTCTAAGTAGTGCAGCACCCATCTCCTTATGCTACTTGCAGTAAATTAGTACTCATTTTgttttggattgtaagttatttgacatatttttactgtagcactttttgtgatgtgatgtatgtgagataaaaaaaataattgggaagataaaaatatgtattgaaaattgtaatgatgatgtaagcaaatatatttgagaAAATAATCAGCTGTCCAAACAAACCCACTCATTTGACACACAATTCTTCTCTTGGATTGatctatttttcaaaaacaagtttttcaaatacaatactacaataatatacaaacaaaaacaattcaaaaaatatttcattcatacaatatattaaatatttcaaaaaatatttatagtaaaagtttttcatatacactgttacagtaaaatatttcaaaaatatcctCAAAAATAATTAATCCAAACAGATATGATActgtaatttggaaaaaaaattcacatattATTGTATTTGTATCATAAACATAGTTTTCAATAACTTTTTTGTCTCATGTAATCACATCACATCACACAAAAATGGTACAATGCTATTCTAAATAAATTTTTCCCcaaataatcttctatccaaacactttttttactttttattgattttgttacaacaaaatattttatttttatcagcTAATGAGCATTGGTTAATATGACAAAGTTAAGTTAAATCAACAAATTATCTAAATACAAGGGTAGTAAATATAATGTGAAGTAAAATGGTAAATTTGATATAAATATAGATTTACCGGAATGGCAGTTAAAAGTTCACCTTTTATAAGAATAGGATTAGCAGTTACAACAGCTTATCTCACTTAAatgattttgtttgttttgagtACTTGTGACtggatagaaaataaaaaaaaagttttatttAATAAATCTATTCTTTGATTCACTTATAATAAATTCCTCATAATACCAAGTTATAGCCATTTATTAATTGAACAAACCCCAAGTCTAGTATGTATTAGGGTTTGTATAGATTAAATATATTTAAGGgtgtttcttgaaattttttactataattttgtATATTAAAAACTTTCACTCTAGATATATTTTGAGagtaattttaaattttaaaacttttatttaggtgttttaaaaaatttctttcaTCCTTCCTACCATAACGCCTCATACCCTCTATCTAAACCCCTCCCGAGTAAAACCCCTTCCCTTCTCCttatttcattttccttttccacctctcctctctcttttcctATCTTCTATATCCCCTCCTTCCTCCTCTCCCCTTATTTCTTCTCTTTTCCCTCATACCATTTCTCCTTTTGTcgcaaagaaatgtgggatataaaagaaagaaatgatgaGGAAGGAAAATGAGGAAAGAGTGGACAAGAACATAGGGAAACGAATGGGAGGAGCAAAAGGCGGGAGAGAGAAGGAGAAAGGGGGAAGAAAATAGGGGGTGAGAGTAGTGTTAGAGAAGGACGAAGTAGgatagaagagaaaaaaaaaagggttaaagAAGTGAAGGGATGATAGTGGTGGGAGGGTGGCGAGGAGgcattaaaggaaaaaaaatatagataGTGAGTtttttcaattgttttcttAGTATTTGTAGGAAGTGTATTTGAGATGTATATAGAGTGTTTTTGTGTGTGTCTTATTGTAGTATCgcatttgaaatattattgttaagagaaaaaaaaagcaaatccATAAAAGACGTTTAGAAATATTGCatataattttcttcaattcaaATGGAATACTATATAGATTAAGTAAATCTCAATATCTATGCTCCAATTAAAATTTTCCATTTAGATTTTTTCCTTCTTAAAGCAGTGTgagtatttttaaaatatgaaagcaatTCTATCTTTCATATGATATAGTTGATGTATacgtattttttatttttatttttgttgctGGATGATATGAGTCTACCTAAAAGACGAGAAAATGTGTTTTTCAATCTCTGTCtattttttagagtatattAACATGATAAGTTAGGTGTAATACTTAGATGTCTTAACGAGTGTTATAAGGTCACCCACTAAAAAGGTCATTTTTACATAGCATACTTAATTTAAGCCCTTCACAATTTCACCAATGTGTCAAGCATAATACCCTTATTGTGTGTATATAGGTTACGGAGAGTAATTATGATAGCTTGGCATTGCTCTGAATTATAGAACTCGTTAGGCATAATGGATAATCTAGTATTTAAAATCTCTAGAAATATTTCCCACTTAGCCTTATCTTTGACAATTTCTAGTATTTAAACATCCAAAAAATGGCAATCAGTGACATTCAGTTTAGTTTCCACACCTTCCCAAATGGGGATGATATTTGTAATTACAAGTTTACTAGTGTGAATACCCGTGCTACGCACGGTGctgacattattgaaaaaatgaaaaaaagggtgaattaaaaaagattaaaaaattgtaccaacataattaaaatataatatctgtctaacaataatttgaaatatgatagaatgtgtatattattcaaaaattatctttttcGGAAGATAGATcctgaaaaaaataataaaaatttatattggaaaatgaatgatatatgaataaaaatgaatgtaattaaatattgttaaaatgaaatacttataaatattatgcattcgatttgataattttgcatAAAGGTGCGAACATTCTTCACACCAATTAACTTTTAGTACGAAAgccaaaattggtgatttaattaattctgttgaattttgtgaaatgcgtactacaaatgaaaatgcacgatCTTTGCATGAATTAATTCGTTGGTTGAACGACCTATCACCATTGTCCTGAGAATTAAGTACAtgtgaaattcaaaattagtgtattttttttttacataatttataaatagtattataaaaaataaacatatatcaagaaatTCTACATTCGTTTGTAATTCTCCGAGATAAGAAGAATCACAACCAAATACGAATCGTGCATATCTGTCATGTAGATGCATGTTACCACTGGAATCTGTGATTTATATGTTAATATTATACCTGTTTGGCAAATAAAAGTTATATACAATATCGaaaaatttgttgaaattaaatgtacatgaaattaattacctaaCAACAGTATCGATCACGTCATTACAATGCATATAcactgtttttgaaaaataacctTCACATAGTTGTCCACAATTTTTGCATATCTCATAGAACATGTTTTTTATGTTAATACTCTGAATGTAAGTAAGTATTCGAAAATATTTAACCTAGTAAGAATGAAAGAAGGTATAGGTTATGATTATAAACTTAAAAAAATTGTGcagtaattaaattaaataaagtaAGTTTACCGTATGCATGATTGTATATTTGGATATCCATATTCTCTTTGAATTTGCTATCAACATGCTTGTGATGTTGTAAAATTGCTTGACCTCAACCATATAACTAACTTTCGAGCACATGTATCATTTTCAAATctataattttttgaaatacatGTTAATAAGAGGATGAAACAACATTAAAAATTTGATGTAGTGTTACTGATGGAATTCACCAACTACGCAGGTATCGAGCAAAATCTAAATTGTGATTAATATACAATTTGCTAGTTCTAATTGTACAAAGTGATGGTCTTGCATAGTATGTTTATATTCGTtaaaaaactattcaaattaTATAGAGTATAAGTAAAATCATTTAATTTACCTCTGAAATTTCGTACGCAAATACCACATgctagtaaaatattattttttgtagCAGACTGATATTATAGGATTTGTAGTATATTCAAtaatttgatgctcaaatcaTCGATAAGACAAAGTTTGCCTAAATAAACTTTATAGTGTCCTAActctttggaaaaaaaaaagtgctaaataatCCTAATTGGCATCGCAAGTTACAGCAACGTGCCAGTGGCATCTaggtctattttttttttattggtcaAAATCTAATTCTAATTGGTTCCGCTGTTTCTTGACCATGTTGTATGTTTCCGAATTAAAATTGCATTAAAAAAGCATGTgaatgagcatttgtctttaattaagaaataaaaagaatttaaagtataaataacaaactataaacgGTTTATAAAATAGATTATgggaaagttttaaattttaaatttgactggtGATAGGattggttataacccactactttctatgtattaaaataaatacaaaaatctataacccactacttgttCCGTGagattttttttagggttaaatatagTATACCTCTTAACTTTACATTTAGATGTACTTTACTCCCTCAAATTTACATTTAGTTgcacatttgtgatttttttgaaacgtgattgtaatttgcaaagCTCATTTGTAGGGGTGGTTATAGGGTTAGTGTGGTgacaaatatttcttaattataaaaatgtaacattATATTAAAATAGTATACgaatgagcatttgtctttaattaaagagtaaaaaggatttaaaatataaataacaaactataaacggtttatgaagtagatagtgagaatgttttaaattttaaatttgatcgGTGATATggttggttataacccactattttttatgtattaaaataaatacaaaattctaGAAAAAATGATGAGAAGTTTGGAAGTCATTGAGAGGATCTCTGCTAAAAACCtcttctgcaatacatatagatatagataacATAATAAGCGATTTAAGTTGCAACCTCATTTTTGTATTAAAAATCTCTCTCGTACatatagaaaatattttggattAATCTCCAAAATCAACGACCGATAAGTTGGTCATAATGAAAAGAGAACATTTTTAGTCATAAAAATTTTACTAAGTCTATCAAAGTAGAGATATAAAtgtaaaatcaaaatttgcatAAATCAAAAGTTGAGAAagggttaatttcactttgcaCTCTTCAACTATACTTAAATTTCTATTTTAGTTTTTTACACGTAAAAGGAGACATAGCCTCCGTCGTCGAGTCCAAGGTCCGAGCGCCCGACGACGATTGAAACAGCAAGACGACCAGGCCCTCCTCTTCCGCAAACTTTCTGACCGCGTGGCCTCCTCAGATCCATTCTTCTTCATGTTCGTCTTTCTTCCATCCGCATCCTTCCGCTGCCTTTGTTTTTTCCTCCCACAGTTAATTAAAcggtccaagaatcaaaatacaATAATCATTTTATACTAGCGTTTCCCAGGAAGTCAAATCACATGCTCATAGCTCAATTATTATTAagggaaagagaagaaaagtaAACCAGAAAACAGAAATCAAGAGCCAAAAATGGGACTCTTCACCTACACCATAGCCGGCGGCGGTTTCATCTTGATCGGTGCTTGGGAATTGTTCTTGTCTTCCTCTGAATGTATCCGAAATACGCCACCATCTCCGCCCCTTACCAGCCCTCGCTCCATTTCAGCTACTAACAACAGCAGCACTCAAACGAAAAAGGCCCCTCTTTCTTCATCATCGGTAACATGCTTATCAATCTCCGTCCTTTCTTTCCTCTTCATTCTAAACTCTCTCATCTCCATCTCCGACGCCCTCAACTCCAAAGACCACGTCGGTTTCGCCTTCCAGTTAGAGGTAATCGCAATCGCTCTCCTTTTTTTCCTCTATTCAACTTTGGGTCTCTTCACGCTTGTCAAGATTTCGTTTCAATTTCCTTCAGCGATCCTCAATATGCTGCTTCTTTTCGCTTTCGGCGAAGAATTTTTGTTCTTTTACGTTAGAAGAAAGGACCCCAGTGGGGTAGAAAACCGATACTACGATTTCTTCCTCGTGCCAATAGGCATTTGTCTGTTTTGTACTATTCTAGAACTGAAAAGTCCCAAATCGAATTATGCAAGATTGGGACGCGGGGTTGGACTGGTTTTACAGGGTATGTGGATAGTCCAGATGGGTTTCTCATTTTTCTCCGATTTGATGATGGTACACGGATGCTCTTTGCACGGGAAGAGTAGAGGTAACTATACGATTAAGTGTAAAGGGCACCCTGAGTATCACCGTGGTCGAGCGATCGCTACGCTTCAGTTTAATTGCCATCTTGCACTTCTAGTGACTTTGAGTGTTGTGGTGTATGGAATTGTCTGCAAGAAGCATGGGATTAGGCGTGATTTGGTGCTGTATAGGCCGCTTGGAGCTGAGATTCAGCCTCAGTTTACTTTGGAttctgatgatgatcttgatgATGCTGATCAGAATGGGATTAAAGAGGTGAGGAGTGTGGAAATGCAGAAGGCTATTGTAGCAGTGCCTGCATCAGAAGTCAATGGTTATGGTACTCATTGACGAGGTAGATATTTGGATCTTAGTTTTGTTAAGTGAATAGCTTAGATTAGCTCACTTGTTAAATTGTTTGTGACATAGAGTTTGGATAAATGCAATGAGGgaattctcttctttttttttttttggggt
This sequence is a window from Coffea eugenioides isolate CCC68of chromosome 7, Ceug_1.0, whole genome shotgun sequence. Protein-coding genes within it:
- the LOC113778268 gene encoding protein CREG1-like; the protein is MKGVKRGVNAHGVVLLLVVVVLLQKAVLGRPLQLQQLTAVTRPSPKDTAAFARWLVCQSSWGVLSTIASDLGGAPFGNVVSFSDGQPDKGSGIPYFYLTTLDPTARYALKDQRSSFTISEHPIGTCGTKDPENPSCAKITLVGKLTLLDGNSKEAELAQTALFTKHPEMKGWPKGHNFQFFELEIYDIFMINWFGGPKPLTVEQYLQADMNKVTFSF
- the LOC113778719 gene encoding uncharacterized protein LOC113778719, which gives rise to MGLFTYTIAGGGFILIGAWELFLSSSECIRNTPPSPPLTSPRSISATNNSSTQTKKAPLSSSSVTCLSISVLSFLFILNSLISISDALNSKDHVGFAFQLEVIAIALLFFLYSTLGLFTLVKISFQFPSAILNMLLLFAFGEEFLFFYVRRKDPSGVENRYYDFFLVPIGICLFCTILELKSPKSNYARLGRGVGLVLQGMWIVQMGFSFFSDLMMVHGCSLHGKSRGNYTIKCKGHPEYHRGRAIATLQFNCHLALLVTLSVVVYGIVCKKHGIRRDLVLYRPLGAEIQPQFTLDSDDDLDDADQNGIKEVRSVEMQKAIVAVPASEVNGYGTH